A section of the Petrimonas sulfuriphila genome encodes:
- a CDS encoding transposase, whose protein sequence is MGRARPALLRTSKSNRGAPTKDARLVLGVIIIKHIMKTDDRGVIEMIRKNPYMQYFLGLEAFTYEQVMTPSLLVSIRKRIDLDVFESLTDDLIRKGLKLKAGEKPEEVDTDKKDEDDNDDDPDSHPGNKGKLQLDATVCDADIK, encoded by the coding sequence ATGGGAAGAGCTCGCCCGGCTTTATTAAGAACTTCAAAAAGTAACCGGGGTGCACCCACGAAGGATGCCAGACTTGTGCTGGGAGTGATCATCATCAAACACATCATGAAGACGGACGACCGTGGAGTGATCGAGATGATCCGGAAGAATCCCTACATGCAGTATTTTCTCGGGCTCGAGGCCTTCACCTATGAACAGGTGATGACACCGTCACTGCTGGTCTCCATCCGAAAGCGAATCGATCTGGATGTCTTTGAATCATTGACGGATGATCTGATAAGAAAAGGATTGAAGCTGAAAGCTGGGGAAAAACCGGAAGAGGTTGACACGGATAAGAAGGATGAAGATGATAATGATGACGACCCTGATTCGCATCCGGGTAACAAGGGAAAACTCCAACTGGATGCCACTGTTTGTGATGCGGACATCAAGTAG
- a CDS encoding DUF1080 domain-containing protein, with the protein MKKYLSILTAILLATGALMAQLPQGRTSATIIADALAQLPADNQTQYNRTMTDLVSTGEQGLLDLIGRMNPPGNRSNEALDYAISGWTNFVANDDAKRALAANAFGKALNQSLDNEVKAFVIRQLGQIGTDNNVETLSAFLKDSHLSAPAVQALASIGSEKANQAIVAALSGNAPDAVKFNIVNALTQTGYSQAEPALLSTLSQNPSAELSNALLTALGSLGSRNALIPLKNAAQKVNYSYQLNNNATASYLSLLKRLTHTDVKLVEKEANGLLNFAIKQNRSDLKVAAAGLLLAIPSTDKNKLLNSALKDGDIAYLARLLNAYPFNNDRKAVERIMKELSPKASAEKQTAIIYWLGDKKVANTANMLANFATSGNKMVQKAAISSLAKIGNEQAMLVLAGLLKSQDDETVLLAKDALSTYKGDISYTLASVFNESGDVGKKAILQLIANRKMESQYNLVYNQMFTGNENVKTEAANTLQYVSTDKNLPDLFTLLEQSDAANVPALQQAVNAALSYLPANEQMKLVSDRMNKSVNKHLYYTALANSGSQKAMEMITKAYNTETGANKNAAFDALTNWKSFNSIYPMLDIARNSKNKNELSKVTDAIVATINKSNETGAIKYLYLREVMQFAQTEKQKNDILRLLGNTGQYQAMLFVAPYMDNVALSENAALAAMNIATNNPAFAGVVTTGILQKVSKTLKNPDAGYQRESIKKYLDENPQDGGFVSIFNGKNLDGWKGLVENPIKRAKMTPKELAAAQVKADAAAKTGWVIENGELLFTGKGDNLCTNKQYGDFEMLVDWKLYPGPEPDAGIYLRGTPQVQIWDTARVNVGAQVGSGGLYNNQQNPSKPLKVADQKVGEWNTFRIKMIGERVSVWLNDELVTDNVVLENYWNRSQPIFPTEQIELQAHGSKVAYRDIFIKEIERPEPFQLPADEKKEGFRVLFDGTNLNEWTGNKKDYVVESGNIVLNPSQNFGGNLYTKEQFDNFIFRFEFMLTPGANNGLGIRAPLEGDAAYGGMELQILDNDAPVYKNLQIYQYHGSVYGVIPAKRGYLKPVGEWNYQEVIADGDHIKIILNGTTILDGNIREASKNGTIDKRDHPGLLNKTGHIGFLGHGSLVKFRNIRIKPLK; encoded by the coding sequence ATGAAAAAATACCTATCCATTTTAACAGCCATTCTGCTCGCAACGGGTGCATTAATGGCTCAACTGCCGCAGGGCAGAACAAGTGCCACCATTATTGCGGATGCACTGGCACAACTTCCGGCCGATAATCAAACTCAATATAACCGGACGATGACCGATCTGGTTTCCACGGGAGAACAGGGTTTACTGGACTTGATCGGACGAATGAACCCTCCGGGCAACCGGAGCAACGAAGCATTGGACTATGCCATCAGCGGATGGACAAACTTTGTGGCAAACGATGATGCCAAACGGGCCCTTGCGGCAAATGCTTTCGGAAAAGCATTGAACCAATCGCTGGATAATGAAGTAAAAGCTTTTGTTATCCGCCAGCTTGGACAAATAGGAACTGACAACAATGTGGAAACTTTATCTGCTTTTCTGAAGGATTCGCACCTTTCAGCTCCGGCTGTACAGGCATTGGCTTCCATCGGAAGTGAGAAGGCAAATCAAGCCATCGTTGCAGCACTTTCGGGTAACGCCCCGGATGCTGTAAAGTTCAATATTGTGAACGCACTAACTCAGACCGGATACAGCCAAGCCGAACCCGCACTGCTCTCAACACTGTCACAAAATCCCTCAGCAGAACTCAGCAACGCATTGCTTACGGCTTTAGGAAGCCTGGGAAGCCGCAATGCCCTTATCCCACTGAAAAATGCCGCACAAAAAGTCAATTATTCCTATCAGCTTAACAACAATGCTACGGCATCCTACCTTTCTCTTTTAAAAAGATTAACTCACACCGACGTTAAGTTGGTGGAAAAGGAGGCAAATGGATTGCTCAACTTTGCCATAAAGCAAAACCGTTCCGATCTGAAAGTGGCTGCAGCCGGGCTTTTACTGGCAATTCCTTCGACGGACAAAAATAAACTCCTCAACAGTGCACTGAAAGACGGGGATATCGCTTACCTGGCCCGTTTGCTTAACGCCTATCCTTTCAACAACGACCGAAAAGCGGTTGAAAGGATTATGAAGGAACTAAGTCCAAAAGCTTCTGCAGAGAAACAAACCGCCATCATTTACTGGTTGGGCGATAAGAAAGTAGCGAATACAGCTAATATGCTTGCCAATTTCGCTACATCCGGTAATAAAATGGTACAGAAAGCGGCCATTTCTTCCTTGGCAAAAATTGGAAACGAACAAGCGATGCTTGTATTAGCCGGACTATTGAAAAGCCAGGACGATGAAACGGTGTTGCTCGCCAAAGATGCTTTATCAACATACAAGGGTGATATCTCCTATACACTTGCATCGGTTTTCAACGAAAGCGGGGATGTCGGGAAAAAAGCTATCCTACAGCTTATTGCCAACCGGAAAATGGAAAGTCAGTATAACCTGGTTTATAACCAAATGTTCACTGGTAACGAAAACGTAAAAACAGAAGCAGCCAATACGCTTCAATACGTTTCTACGGATAAAAACCTGCCCGACTTGTTCACATTGCTCGAACAATCGGATGCTGCCAATGTTCCCGCTCTTCAACAAGCTGTAAACGCAGCCCTGTCGTATCTTCCGGCCAACGAACAAATGAAGCTGGTATCAGACCGGATGAACAAGTCTGTAAACAAGCACCTTTACTATACTGCACTGGCAAACAGCGGGTCTCAAAAAGCAATGGAGATGATTACCAAGGCCTACAATACCGAAACCGGGGCCAATAAAAATGCCGCTTTTGATGCACTGACCAATTGGAAATCGTTCAACTCCATTTACCCGATGCTGGATATAGCCAGAAACAGTAAGAACAAAAATGAATTGAGCAAAGTAACGGATGCAATCGTTGCTACCATCAATAAATCAAATGAAACAGGAGCCATAAAATACCTGTATCTCCGTGAAGTGATGCAATTTGCACAGACCGAGAAACAGAAAAACGACATTCTCCGCCTGTTGGGAAACACCGGACAATATCAGGCTATGCTTTTCGTAGCCCCGTATATGGATAATGTGGCATTGAGCGAAAATGCCGCATTGGCTGCCATGAACATCGCCACAAATAATCCGGCTTTTGCGGGTGTTGTAACTACCGGAATCCTCCAGAAAGTGAGTAAAACATTGAAAAATCCAGATGCTGGCTATCAACGTGAGTCCATAAAAAAATACCTGGACGAAAATCCACAAGACGGAGGTTTTGTGTCCATCTTCAACGGTAAAAACCTGGACGGATGGAAAGGCTTGGTAGAGAATCCCATCAAACGCGCGAAAATGACGCCAAAAGAACTCGCTGCAGCCCAGGTAAAAGCCGACGCAGCAGCAAAAACGGGCTGGGTCATCGAAAACGGTGAACTGCTCTTCACCGGAAAAGGGGACAACCTCTGTACCAACAAACAATACGGAGATTTCGAAATGCTGGTTGACTGGAAGCTTTATCCCGGGCCGGAGCCTGATGCAGGGATCTACCTTCGCGGCACGCCACAGGTTCAGATCTGGGACACCGCCCGTGTAAATGTAGGAGCACAGGTTGGATCAGGTGGATTGTACAACAACCAGCAGAATCCGAGCAAACCGCTAAAAGTTGCTGACCAGAAAGTAGGTGAATGGAATACATTCCGAATCAAGATGATTGGTGAAAGGGTGTCGGTGTGGCTTAACGATGAACTGGTTACTGACAATGTAGTGTTGGAAAACTACTGGAACAGGAGTCAACCCATCTTCCCGACGGAACAGATTGAGTTGCAGGCACACGGCAGCAAGGTGGCTTATCGCGATATATTTATTAAAGAAATTGAACGCCCCGAACCTTTCCAGCTTCCTGCTGACGAAAAGAAAGAAGGTTTTCGGGTACTCTTCGACGGTACTAACCTCAACGAATGGACAGGAAACAAAAAAGACTACGTGGTGGAAAGTGGAAACATCGTGCTGAATCCCAGCCAAAATTTTGGCGGCAACCTTTACACCAAAGAACAATTCGATAATTTTATATTTCGTTTCGAATTTATGCTCACACCGGGTGCCAACAACGGATTAGGCATCCGCGCGCCGCTAGAAGGCGATGCCGCATATGGAGGAATGGAATTACAGATTCTTGATAACGATGCCCCGGTCTACAAAAATCTCCAAATCTACCAGTATCACGGTTCGGTTTATGGCGTTATTCCTGCTAAACGCGGTTACCTGAAGCCTGTAGGCGAGTGGAACTATCAGGAAGTAATTGCCGATGGCGATCACATCAAAATTATTCTTAACGGTACAACTATCCTGGACGGAAACATCCGCGAAGCCTCCAAAAACGGGACGATTGATAAACGGGATCATCCCGGGTTATTGAATAAAACCGGACATATTGGTTTCCTGGGGCACGGCTCCTTGGTAAAATTCCGAAACATCCGGATAAAACCACTGAAGTAA